Proteins from a genomic interval of Nitrospiria bacterium:
- a CDS encoding PfkB family carbohydrate kinase — MSLLVVGTVALDSVKTPFGEAREVLGGSATYFATAASYFTRVRLVAVVGRDFPEDHLRFLKTKEIDLTGLQTLEGETFRWRGEYGFQLNEARTLETRLNVLERFQPVLPSPYRASEMIFLGNIDPVLQREVLRQVEKPRLVACDTMNFWIGGKREELERTLERVDIVIINDGEARELAGEANLVKAAKAILSRGPKTLIIKRGEYGVLMFNEKTVFAAPAYPLEAVFDPTGAGDSFAGGFMGYLTQSGDLSEAGIRRAVIFGSVMASFNVESFSLDRLRGLTRREIDDRYREFGRLTSFEDLKAL, encoded by the coding sequence ATGAGCCTGCTGGTGGTGGGAACGGTCGCGCTGGATTCGGTGAAAACCCCCTTCGGCGAGGCCCGGGAAGTCCTCGGAGGCTCGGCGACGTATTTCGCGACGGCCGCCAGTTATTTCACGCGGGTCCGCCTGGTCGCGGTCGTCGGTCGGGATTTTCCGGAGGACCATCTCCGCTTCCTTAAGACGAAGGAGATCGATCTGACCGGTCTCCAGACCTTGGAGGGGGAAACCTTCCGGTGGCGGGGAGAGTACGGGTTTCAGCTCAACGAGGCGCGAACGCTGGAAACCCGGTTGAACGTGCTGGAGCGATTTCAGCCCGTTCTTCCCTCGCCCTATCGGGCGTCCGAAATGATCTTCCTGGGAAACATCGATCCGGTCCTGCAGCGCGAGGTCCTGCGCCAGGTCGAAAAACCGCGCCTGGTGGCCTGCGACACCATGAATTTTTGGATCGGGGGAAAACGGGAGGAACTGGAGCGCACGCTCGAGCGGGTCGATATCGTGATCATCAACGACGGGGAGGCCCGGGAGTTGGCGGGCGAGGCGAATCTCGTCAAGGCGGCGAAGGCGATCCTGTCCCGCGGCCCGAAGACGCTGATCATCAAACGGGGCGAGTACGGCGTGCTGATGTTCAATGAAAAGACGGTGTTTGCGGCCCCGGCCTATCCGCTCGAAGCGGTCTTCGACCCGACCGGGGCGGGGGACAGCTTCGCCGGCGGTTTTATGGGCTATTTGACCCAGAGCGGGGATCTCAGCGAGGCCGGGATACGACGGGCGGTCATCTTCGGCAGCGTGATGGCGTCGTTCAACGTCGAGTCCTTCAGCCTGGACCGTCTGCGCGGATTGACCCGGAGGGAGATCGACGACCGCTACCGGGAGTTCGGACGGCTGACTTCTTTTGAAGATCTGAAAGCGCTCTGA
- the mtnP gene encoding S-methyl-5'-thioadenosine phosphorylase has product MMREIEIGIIGGSGLYEMEGLTAKKEVRLKTPFGPPSDVFMTGNLEGRRVAFLTRHGRGHRILPGEINFRANIWGMKKLGVRRIISVSAVGSMKESIAPGQVVLPDQFYDHTKRRIGTFFGNGVVAHVAFADPVCSEMRAVLLKAGRSRGAVLHDGGVYFCIEGPQFSTRGESLIYRRWGVDVIGMTNATEARLAREAEICYATLALVTDYDCWHESMEAVTVEAVIETLKKNVVLSQQIIRAAVPDIPAARRCPCGFALKNAVMTPPALIPKKTKENLKLILGDYLKSSMKKSGFK; this is encoded by the coding sequence ATGATGCGTGAAATCGAGATCGGGATCATCGGCGGGAGCGGCCTGTACGAGATGGAGGGCCTGACCGCTAAGAAAGAGGTTCGGCTCAAGACGCCGTTCGGGCCGCCCTCGGATGTCTTCATGACGGGAAATCTCGAAGGGCGGCGGGTGGCTTTTCTGACGCGGCACGGGCGCGGCCATCGCATCCTCCCGGGCGAGATCAATTTCCGGGCCAACATCTGGGGGATGAAAAAACTGGGCGTCCGGCGGATCATCTCGGTCAGCGCGGTCGGGAGCATGAAGGAGTCGATCGCTCCGGGCCAGGTCGTCCTACCCGACCAGTTCTACGATCACACCAAGCGGCGGATCGGCACCTTCTTCGGCAACGGGGTCGTGGCCCATGTCGCGTTCGCCGATCCGGTCTGCTCCGAGATGCGGGCCGTCCTTCTCAAGGCCGGACGGAGCCGGGGGGCCGTTCTGCACGACGGCGGGGTCTACTTCTGCATCGAGGGCCCCCAGTTCTCGACGCGGGGCGAATCGCTGATCTACCGGCGGTGGGGCGTGGACGTGATCGGGATGACCAATGCGACCGAGGCCAGGCTTGCGCGCGAGGCCGAAATCTGTTATGCTACGCTCGCCTTGGTGACGGATTACGACTGCTGGCATGAAAGCATGGAAGCCGTCACGGTCGAGGCCGTGATCGAGACCTTGAAAAAAAATGTGGTCCTGTCCCAGCAAATCATCCGCGCGGCCGTTCCCGATATTCCCGCAGCCCGACGCTGCCCCTGCGGTTTTGCGCTGAAGAACGCCGTGATGACGCCGCCTGCATTGATTCCGAAAAAAACCAAGGAAAACCTGAAGCTGATCCTGGGAGATTATCTCAAGTCCTCCATGAAAAAATCGGGATTTAAATGA
- the miaA gene encoding tRNA (adenosine(37)-N6)-dimethylallyltransferase MiaA, whose protein sequence is MIFPASNASEKGRLHLARPVEGATRAPIIKNPLIVLVGPTATGKSAAAIRLALKLRSEIISADSRMVYRGMDIGTAKPGPEERAGVVHHLIDLVDPDRSFSAGRFRTLAAAEIERIKREGKIPIVVGGTGLYVKLLLRGLWEGPAADGPLRERLYDAERRHGAGHLHRRLSEIDPESARAIRPQDRSKIVRAIEVYEKTGRPLSDFHREHRFSERPYEAVQIGLRRPRPDLYRRIESRVDRMMADGLIEEVRGLIGRGYSADLPSMKGLGYRQIAGYLNGEYDRDEAVRRLKRDTKRYAKRQFTWFNADPSIRWIDLSEADGDGETYEKVEAAVGEQIRLQAVVRV, encoded by the coding sequence ATGATTTTCCCAGCGAGCAACGCGAGCGAGAAGGGGAGGCTCCATCTGGCTCGGCCAGTGGAGGGGGCGACGCGAGCCCCTATTATAAAGAACCCCCTGATCGTCCTGGTCGGGCCGACGGCGACCGGGAAAAGCGCCGCGGCGATCCGGCTGGCGCTCAAGCTTCGTTCCGAGATCATCAGCGCCGATTCCCGGATGGTCTACCGCGGCATGGACATCGGGACGGCCAAGCCCGGACCGGAGGAACGAGCCGGCGTCGTCCATCACCTGATCGATCTCGTGGACCCCGACCGCTCCTTCAGCGCGGGACGGTTTAGGACCCTAGCCGCGGCCGAAATCGAACGGATAAAGCGGGAAGGAAAAATCCCGATCGTTGTGGGCGGGACGGGCCTTTACGTGAAACTGCTTCTGCGCGGCTTGTGGGAGGGCCCGGCGGCGGACGGACCGCTGCGGGAGCGGCTTTACGATGCCGAGCGGCGGCACGGCGCGGGCCATCTGCACCGGAGGCTATCGGAAATCGATCCGGAGTCGGCCCGGGCGATTCGGCCGCAGGACCGGTCGAAAATCGTGCGCGCCATCGAGGTGTACGAGAAGACGGGCCGCCCGCTGTCCGATTTTCACCGAGAGCATCGGTTCTCCGAGCGGCCGTACGAGGCGGTGCAGATCGGTCTGAGAAGGCCCCGCCCCGACCTCTACCGGCGGATCGAGTCGCGCGTGGATCGGATGATGGCCGACGGACTGATCGAGGAGGTCCGGGGACTGATCGGGAGGGGCTATTCGGCGGATCTCCCGTCGATGAAAGGGCTGGGCTACCGTCAGATCGCGGGATATCTCAACGGGGAATACGATCGGGACGAGGCGGTCCGGCGCCTCAAGCGCGACACCAAACGGTACGCGAAACGGCAGTTCACCTGGTTTAACGCGGATCCGTCCATCCGGTGGATCGACCTGTCCGAAGCGGACGGCGACGGGGAAACGTATGAAAAGGTAGAGGCTGCCGTCGGGGAACAGATCAGATTGCAAGCCGTTGTAAGGGTGTGA
- the mutL gene encoding DNA mismatch repair endonuclease MutL: protein MALTMRIHILPENVCNKIAAGEIVERPASVVKELVENAIDAGATRVFIDVENAGRSLIRVSDDGEGMGPEDALRSFERHATSKLRTESDLSAIRTMGFRGEALPSIGAVARVRMVTAPRGGSAGTEVGVRGGTRVGTKETAAPAGTLVEVEELFFNTPARRKFLKSNPTELAHIVHAVQQQALPHFRIHFRLTHNGQVLLDLPAVRDEIERATQVMGADGGRDFLEVSAGTDGLKLKGLVSRPGVFRATREQQEFFLNRRAVRNASLSHAVSEAYGTLLAKGRHPIALLFIEMDPAAVDVNVHPAKREVRFRDTQAIHQFVKTALRERLRREGLPAGEDAVSGEETRPRTIGYAGTPSTGRPSSPPRSATEVREALAVYRPPDATEAPFEAGTSAGHPGGGLLPIRVQPFGQVDQTYIVAVLGRGSGTELHLIDQHAAHERLLYERLLSQQRTARVAVQPLLIPEVVEFPAAEAVRVREILPLFARIGLEVEEFGERSYQIRSVPALLGTVDGRTLMRDILDDVGAGGTPAPEDTLQTVVASMACHAAIKAHQPLQPEQMTRLLEDLYRQEVPPTCPHGRPIRVRFKLADLEKLFQRR, encoded by the coding sequence ATGGCGCTCACTATGCGGATTCATATTCTTCCCGAAAACGTGTGCAACAAGATCGCCGCGGGCGAGATCGTGGAGCGTCCCGCTTCGGTCGTCAAGGAGCTGGTCGAAAACGCGATCGACGCCGGGGCGACGCGGGTCTTCATCGATGTGGAAAACGCCGGGCGAAGCCTGATTCGCGTTTCGGACGACGGCGAAGGGATGGGGCCGGAGGACGCCCTCCGGTCCTTCGAACGTCACGCCACCAGCAAGCTCCGCACCGAATCGGATCTCTCGGCGATACGGACGATGGGTTTTCGCGGGGAAGCCCTCCCGAGCATCGGGGCCGTCGCGCGGGTGAGGATGGTGACCGCCCCGAGGGGCGGGTCGGCCGGAACCGAGGTCGGGGTGCGGGGGGGGACCCGGGTCGGGACGAAAGAAACGGCGGCCCCGGCCGGAACCCTCGTCGAGGTGGAGGAACTTTTCTTTAATACGCCGGCGCGGAGAAAGTTTTTAAAATCCAATCCGACCGAGCTGGCCCACATCGTCCATGCCGTTCAACAGCAGGCGCTTCCCCATTTCCGCATCCATTTCCGGCTGACCCACAACGGCCAGGTCCTTCTCGATCTCCCCGCCGTCCGGGACGAGATCGAGCGGGCGACGCAAGTGATGGGGGCGGACGGCGGCCGGGATTTTCTGGAGGTCTCGGCCGGGACGGACGGTCTCAAGCTCAAGGGACTTGTTTCCCGGCCTGGTGTTTTCCGGGCCACGCGGGAGCAGCAGGAGTTTTTCTTAAACCGCCGCGCCGTGCGGAACGCGTCGCTGTCCCATGCCGTGAGCGAGGCGTACGGGACGCTGCTGGCCAAGGGGCGGCATCCGATCGCCCTCCTGTTCATCGAGATGGACCCGGCCGCGGTGGACGTCAATGTCCATCCGGCCAAGCGTGAGGTCCGCTTCCGCGACACCCAGGCCATCCATCAATTCGTGAAAACCGCGCTGCGGGAGCGGCTCCGGCGCGAGGGACTGCCCGCGGGAGAGGACGCGGTCTCCGGGGAGGAGACGCGGCCGCGCACCATCGGTTACGCCGGGACGCCGTCGACCGGTCGGCCGTCTTCCCCGCCCCGTTCGGCGACGGAGGTTCGCGAGGCCCTGGCGGTCTATCGGCCGCCGGATGCCACGGAGGCCCCCTTTGAGGCCGGGACATCGGCGGGCCATCCCGGAGGGGGCTTGCTTCCAATCCGCGTCCAGCCTTTCGGTCAGGTGGATCAGACCTACATCGTGGCGGTCCTCGGACGGGGTTCCGGCACGGAGCTGCATCTGATCGACCAGCATGCGGCGCACGAGCGGCTTTTATACGAGCGCCTGCTCTCCCAGCAGCGGACCGCCCGCGTGGCGGTTCAGCCGCTTCTGATCCCCGAGGTCGTGGAATTTCCGGCCGCCGAGGCCGTGCGGGTGCGGGAAATCCTGCCGCTGTTCGCCCGGATCGGGCTGGAGGTGGAGGAGTTCGGCGAGCGGAGTTACCAAATTCGTTCCGTGCCGGCGCTCCTGGGGACGGTCGACGGCCGTACCCTGATGAGGGATATCCTCGACGATGTGGGCGCCGGGGGAACGCCGGCCCCGGAAGACACGCTTCAGACGGTCGTCGCGTCGATGGCCTGCCACGCGGCGATCAAGGCCCATCAACCGTTGCAGCCGGAACAGATGACCCGACTGCTGGAGGATCTCTACCGCCAGGAGGTTCCGCCCACTTGTCCCCACGGCCGCCCGATCCGCGTCCGGTTCAAATTGGCCGATTTGGAAAAGTTATTTCAGCGAAGATGA
- the ybgF gene encoding tol-pal system protein YbgF, whose amino-acid sequence MRKVRIGLSIRPVRARGRAPLRSPVFAAILAIGVIVIGIAGCATQADVVDLQTEAEKSRAEQDEIQNRLRVVESYFKERSTTVQRSQADIVIKLDQVATDLQAAQGKLEENSHLLADLSQRIDDQTFRSKELTSRLDVLDGQIAVLEKSVEDLEKASPTLGKGGAGTPDQKASGTPGGKGPPGAAPPDQTVVLPGRPTEKDTATGMSPSEAYGLAYNDYLKGNYDLSLLGFQSFLTQFKATSLAPNAQYWIGESYYGKKDYLKSIEAFDKVVADYPKSDKVPGALLKAGYACIEIGDKTKARTYLKKVVENYPLSNEGKLAKNKLADLK is encoded by the coding sequence ATGAGAAAGGTTAGGATTGGCTTGTCCATCCGTCCGGTAAGGGCGCGCGGCCGTGCGCCCTTACGCAGCCCGGTTTTCGCGGCCATTCTCGCCATCGGTGTCATCGTCATCGGCATCGCCGGGTGCGCGACCCAGGCGGATGTGGTGGACCTCCAAACCGAGGCGGAAAAAAGCCGGGCGGAACAGGACGAGATTCAAAACCGGCTCCGGGTGGTGGAAAGCTATTTCAAGGAGCGTTCCACGACGGTCCAGCGCAGCCAGGCCGACATCGTCATCAAACTGGATCAGGTCGCGACGGATCTTCAGGCGGCCCAGGGGAAGCTGGAGGAGAACAGTCATCTCCTGGCCGATCTCTCCCAGAGGATCGACGATCAGACCTTCCGTTCGAAGGAACTGACCAGCCGGCTGGATGTGCTGGACGGCCAGATCGCGGTTCTGGAAAAGTCGGTGGAAGACCTGGAAAAAGCCTCTCCGACGCTCGGAAAAGGAGGCGCCGGAACCCCGGACCAGAAGGCGTCCGGGACTCCCGGAGGGAAGGGGCCTCCGGGGGCGGCTCCGCCCGATCAAACGGTCGTTCTTCCCGGCCGACCGACCGAAAAAGACACGGCGACGGGGATGTCCCCTTCGGAGGCCTACGGACTGGCTTACAACGACTACCTCAAGGGCAACTACGACCTCTCGCTGCTGGGGTTCCAAAGCTTTCTGACCCAGTTCAAGGCGACCAGCCTGGCCCCGAACGCCCAGTACTGGATCGGGGAATCGTACTACGGCAAGAAGGATTATCTGAAGTCGATCGAGGCCTTCGACAAGGTGGTCGCCGATTATCCGAAAAGCGACAAGGTGCCCGGGGCGCTTTTGAAAGCGGGCTATGCCTGCATCGAGATCGGGGACAAGACCAAGGCGAGGACCTATCTCAAAAAGGTGGTCGAGAATTACCCGCTTTCCAACGAAGGAAAACTGGCCAAGAACAAGCTGGCCGATTTGAAATAA
- the pal gene encoding peptidoglycan-associated lipoprotein Pal → MHNRTSVFLALIGGIGTVLLLSACPKKVETTKAAAPVQEEKPAPPSEVTPPEPAPAPRVEETPVVREAEVPAQGLVDAYFDFDKYNIRDDARAALENDARWLKANPKARVKIEGHCDERGTNEYNLALGERRAKATMQYLVTLGIEKGRLSTISYGEERPVCTQHDETCYQKNRRGHLVAQ, encoded by the coding sequence ATGCATAACCGCACTTCCGTTTTTCTCGCACTCATCGGTGGAATCGGAACCGTTCTATTACTCTCGGCTTGCCCGAAGAAGGTCGAGACGACCAAGGCCGCGGCGCCTGTCCAGGAAGAGAAGCCCGCGCCCCCGTCGGAAGTGACGCCCCCCGAACCCGCGCCCGCTCCGAGGGTCGAGGAAACGCCCGTGGTCCGGGAGGCCGAGGTCCCGGCGCAGGGTCTGGTCGACGCCTATTTTGATTTCGACAAGTACAATATCCGGGACGACGCGCGCGCGGCGCTGGAAAACGATGCCCGCTGGCTAAAAGCCAATCCCAAGGCCAGGGTCAAGATCGAAGGGCATTGCGATGAACGGGGGACCAACGAGTACAACCTGGCCCTGGGCGAGCGCCGCGCCAAGGCCACGATGCAATACCTGGTCACGCTGGGGATCGAGAAGGGCCGGTTGTCGACCATCAGCTACGGCGAGGAGCGACCGGTCTGCACGCAGCATGACGAGACCTGCTACCAGAAAAACCGCCGCGGCCACTTGGTGGCGCAATAG
- the tolB gene encoding Tol-Pal system beta propeller repeat protein TolB, producing MRIRRSVLPLLFMVLWAGVRPALGAEVFLSATRSESEKIPLALLQVVAPETLAKNTSDIRTVLESDLRRSQIFRMVHPPPFPELAGGAEPTADVIQKAGKQDVQAAAWITLSQNGEDLVMEGRVYDGKTGQLVMGKRYLGQTQYLRSIIHRFSDQIVSQYTGEKGIAETRVAFTSLLTGNKELYLMDYDGYNVRKITNDRSLNLSPRWSPDGNWLTYTSYRGGSPFIYTLDLMSGRLWKMVGYAGLNISPAWSPSGKGMVFAGTMDGPAQIYWVDKEGKGLRRLTMDQSDNLSPAWSPTGTEMAFTSNRGGGPQIYVMNADGTNVRRLTFDGDYNTSPVWSPKGTAIAYACRIDGRLRVCAISPDGSKTAQLTDGPGEDESPTWSPDGRHLIFSSTRASEGDLFMMNADGMDVERLTFSGAKNNGPSWSP from the coding sequence CGATCCGTTCTGCCGCTCCTGTTCATGGTCCTGTGGGCCGGGGTCCGTCCGGCCCTGGGGGCGGAGGTTTTCCTGAGCGCCACCCGGTCGGAGTCCGAGAAAATTCCGCTGGCCCTTCTTCAGGTGGTCGCTCCGGAGACCCTGGCGAAGAATACGAGCGACATCCGGACCGTCCTCGAAAGCGATCTCCGCCGCTCGCAGATTTTCCGCATGGTCCATCCGCCGCCGTTTCCGGAATTGGCCGGCGGAGCGGAGCCCACGGCCGACGTGATTCAAAAGGCCGGGAAGCAGGACGTTCAGGCCGCCGCCTGGATCACCCTGTCCCAAAATGGGGAGGACCTGGTGATGGAGGGACGGGTGTACGACGGCAAGACCGGTCAGTTGGTGATGGGCAAGCGGTATCTGGGGCAGACCCAGTATCTCCGATCCATCATCCACCGTTTTTCGGATCAAATTGTTTCCCAGTATACCGGCGAGAAGGGCATCGCCGAGACCCGCGTGGCCTTTACTTCCCTGCTGACCGGAAACAAGGAGTTGTATTTGATGGACTATGACGGGTATAATGTCCGGAAAATTACCAACGACCGCAGCCTGAACCTTTCGCCGAGGTGGTCGCCCGACGGGAACTGGCTTACGTACACCTCCTACCGGGGCGGGTCGCCGTTCATTTACACGCTGGACCTCATGAGCGGCCGGCTCTGGAAGATGGTCGGATATGCCGGTCTGAACATTTCGCCGGCGTGGTCGCCGTCGGGGAAGGGGATGGTGTTTGCCGGCACGATGGACGGGCCGGCGCAGATCTACTGGGTCGACAAGGAAGGCAAGGGGTTGCGCCGGCTGACGATGGATCAGAGCGACAACCTCTCGCCCGCCTGGTCTCCCACCGGGACCGAGATGGCGTTCACCTCCAATCGCGGGGGCGGCCCGCAGATTTATGTGATGAACGCCGACGGAACCAATGTCCGGCGGCTCACGTTCGACGGCGATTACAACACCTCGCCGGTCTGGTCCCCGAAGGGGACGGCGATCGCCTACGCCTGCCGTATCGACGGGCGGCTGCGGGTCTGCGCGATCTCGCCCGACGGGTCGAAGACGGCCCAGTTGACCGACGGTCCCGGCGAGGACGAATCGCCGACCTGGTCTCCCGACGGCAGGCACCTGATTTTCAGTTCCACCCGCGCGAGCGAGGGGGACCTTTTCATGATGAATGCGGACGGGATGGATGTGGAGCGCCTGACGTTCAGCGGCGCCAAAAACAACGGGCCGTCCTGGTCGCCGTAG